The stretch of DNA ATCAGCCGTGAATCTTAAAGGCCTCTCATTTCTGTATTCCTCTAGAAGCTTAAGATAAGCAATTCGGAAAAGGACATCCTCCATGATCCAAAATATCACCACATCCACCTGGTCCGTAAATTTATTCAGCGCAAGCATTCCCCGTTCATATTGAACAAGCTGGTATCCGTTCTCCAGAACCTCAATATATGGAGCAAGGTCGTCATGGAACCCGTTCTCTGGATAAAAAGCCCCGCTAACAAGCTTCTTATACTGGTCTTCATATAACGAAGTCTGCCGGAGCAAATCAATAATTCTCCCGATGATCTCCTGCTCCTCATAGACCTTTTCCATAGGGTAGCCCTCCTTCTTGTTAGGATTCCCAATCTTCAACTCGTGTCCAGGACTCCCCAAAATGTTCCCGCTCGTAAGCAGCCCCAATTCCACCCTTAAGCGGTTCTACTAAGCTCGGGTCCCCGTCAATCAGTTCAGCAACGCTGAGGATGACTATGTTTCCAGGATTATCGGTATACTCCTCGTCCTCTTCACCAGAAATTAGCCTCCATCCGCAATCCTCGGCATGATCCCCTTCCTCCCGGTACATCCAGCGGACAATACCGCCAGGTGGATCTTTCTCTGTA from Paenibacillus sp. CAA11 encodes:
- a CDS encoding immunity protein Imm33 domain-containing protein, which translates into the protein MWVEITEKDPPGGIVRWMYREEGDHAEDCGWRLISGEEDEEYTDNPGNIVILSVAELIDGDPSLVEPLKGGIGAAYEREHFGESWTRVEDWES
- a CDS encoding Imm63 family immunity protein, with translation MEKVYEEQEIIGRIIDLLRQTSLYEDQYKKLVSGAFYPENGFHDDLAPYIEVLENGYQLVQYERGMLALNKFTDQVDVVIFWIMEDVLFRIAYLKLLEEYRNERPLRFTADRVKEVTIMLHQAFAKIGDIYEQWHIEGRRSVIESPLRPLQ